Proteins from a single region of Antechinus flavipes isolate AdamAnt ecotype Samford, QLD, Australia chromosome 2, AdamAnt_v2, whole genome shotgun sequence:
- the PSMB5 gene encoding proteasome subunit beta type-5, whose translation MALASVLESPLPVNGVGFFGLGGRSDLLDLGPGAPGDGLSLAAPSWGAPDEPGIELLHGTTTLAFKFRHGVIVAVDSRATAGAYIASQTVKKVIEINPYLLGTMAGGAADCSFWERLLARQCRIYELRNKERISVAAASKLLANMVYQYKGMGLSMGTMICGWDKRGPGLYYVDSEGNRISGVTFSVGSGSVYAYGVMDRGYSFDLTVEEAYDLARRAIYQATYRDAYSGGVVNLYHVREDGWIRVSSDNVADLNDKYQGAAL comes from the exons ATGGCGCTCGCCAGCGTGTTGGAGAGTCCTCTGCCTGTGAACGGGGTCGGGTTTTTCGGGCTCGGGGGTCGTTCAGACCTTCTGGACCTGGGTCCGGGGGCTCCCGGAGATGGGCTGAGTCTGGCGGCTCCCAGCTGGGGTGCCCCGGATGAGCCGGGGATCGAACTTCTTCACGGAACCACCACTCTGGCCTTCAAG TTTCGGCATGGCGTCATTGTTGCCGTGGACTCTCGAGCCACAGCTGGTGCTTACATTGCTTCCCAGACAGTGAAGAAGGTGATTGAAATCAACCCTTACCTGCTGGGCACCATGGCTGGGGGAGCTGCGGACTGCAGCTTCTGGGAGCGCCTCCTGGCCCGACAGTGCCGGATCTACGAGCTCCGAAACAAGGAGCGCATCTCTGTGGCTGCCGCCTCTAAGCTGCTTGCCAACATGGTCTATCAGTACAAAGGCATGGGGCTGTCCATGGGTACCATGATTTGTGGCTGGGACAAGCGAGGGCCTG GCCTGTACTACGTGGACAGTGAGGGAAACCGTATCTCTGGAGTCACCTTTTCTGTAGGTTCTGGTTCTGTCTATGCTTATGGGGTTATGGATCGGGGCTACTCATTTGACCTAACTGTGGAAGAGGCGTATGACCTGGCCAGAAGAGCTATCTACCAGGCTACCTATCGGGATGCCTACTCAGGAGGTGTGGTCAATCTTTACCATGTCCGAGAAGATGGCTGGATCCGTGTCTCCAGTGACAATGTGGCTGATCTGAATGACAAGTATCAGGGAGCGGCCCTCTGA
- the PSMB11 gene encoding LOW QUALITY PROTEIN: proteasome subunit beta type-11 (The sequence of the model RefSeq protein was modified relative to this genomic sequence to represent the inferred CDS: deleted 1 base in 1 codon), with protein MALENVCSWQAPEGLQPRLPGAGDWALPRGCEPRAFLQTRGPELAHGTTTLAFRFRHGVIAAADTRSSCGSYVACPASQKVIPVHQHLVGTTSGTSADCATWYRVLQRELRLRALREGRLPSVAGAAKLLAAMLFRYRGLGLCVATALCGWDQAGPALFYVYSDGTLLAGDVFSVGSGSPYAYGVMDRGYRYDMTIQEAYSLARRAVAHATRRDAYSGGSVDLYHVKESGWERVSREDACVLYASLQETGDQGEETSPPTPEPSLLCPTCAWSSLNHPAKGPGGFRHQKRGLLEAKKTEKRWEELAVCGQHADKGAK; from the exons ATGGCTCTGGAGAACGTGTGCAGCTGGCAGGCGCCCGAAGGCCTACAGCCTCGCCTGCCTGGGGCCGGGGACTGGGCCCTCCCCAGGGGCTGTGAGCCCCGTGCTTTTCTGCAGACACGGGGCCCAGAACTGGCCCACGGCACCACCACCCTAGCCTTCCGATTCCGCCACGGGGTCATTGCCGCGGCTGATACCCGCTCTTCCTGTGGCTCCTATGTGGCCTGCCCCGCTTCCCAGAAAGTCATCCCTGTGCACCAGCACCTCGTGGGCACCACCTCGGGCACCTCTGCCGACTGTGCCACCTGGTACCGAGTACTGCAGCGGGAACTGCGCCTGCGGGCTCTGAGGGAGGGCCGGCTGCCCTCGGTGGCAGGGGCTGCCAAGCTGCTCGCCGCCATGCTCTTCCGGTACCGGGGCCTGGGGCTGTGTGTGGCCACAGCTCTGTGTGGCTGGGACCAGGCCGGCCCTGCCCTCTTTTACGTCTACAGTGACGGGACCCTCCTGGCTGGCGACGTCTTCTCCGTGGGGTCCGGCTCGCCCTATGCCTATGGGGTGATGGACCGGGGCTACCGCTACGACATGACCATCCAGGAGGCCTATTCTCTGGCTCGCCGAGCTGTGGCCCACGCCACCCGCAGGGATGCCTACTCAGGGGGCTCTGTGGACCTGTACCACGTGAAGGAGAGCGGCTGGGAGCGAGTGTCCCGAGAGGACGCCTGTGTGCTGTATGCCAGCCTGCAGGAGACCGGGGACCAGGGGGAAGAGACCTCCCCTCCGACC CCTGAGCCGTCTCTTCTGTGCCCCACTTGTGCTTGGAGCTCACTGAACCACCCCGCCAAAGGGCCAGGGGGATTCCGGCACCAGAAGAGGGGGCTCTTGGAggcaaagaagactgagaaacgCTGGGAGGAGCTAGCAGTATGTGGACAGCATGCTGACAAGGGGGCCAAGTGA
- the CDH24 gene encoding cadherin-24 yields MWVFVRLMLAWLGSWGCAGRLVAPAQAWAGIREGQGPTLLRARRSWVWNQFFVIEEYAGPEPVLIGRLHSDVDRGEGRTKYLLTGEGAGTVFVIDEATGNIHVTKSLDREEKAQYVLLAQAVDRASNRPLEPPSEFIIKVQDINDNPPVFPLGPYHATVPEMSNVGTSVIQVTAQDADDPSYGNSAKLVYTVLDGLPFFSVDPQTGVVRTAIPNMDRETQEVFLVVIQAKDMGGHMGGLSGSTTVTVTLSDVNDNPPKFPQSLYQFSVVETAGPGALVGRLRAQDPDLGDNALMAYSILDGEGAETFSISTDAQGQDGLLTIRKPLDFESRRSYAFRVEATNTLIDPAYLRRGPFKDVASVRVAVQDAPEPPVFTHSTYHLAVPENSAPGTLVGRVSAMDLDSPASPIRYSILPHSDPERCFSIEPEDGTIRTSVPLDREARAWHNLTVLATELDSSAQASRAQVAIQTLDENDNAPQLAEPYDTFVCDTAPPGQLIQVVRALDRDEVGNSSYVSLSSPLGPDANFTVRDNRDGSASVLLPPRLLLPRREPYLVPIELRDWGQPALSSTATVTISICRCKPDGSVASCRPEAQLSPAGLSTGALLAILACVGTLLALVVLFVALRRQKQEALMVLEEEDVRENIITYDDEGGGEEDTEAFDITALQNPDGAAPPASAPPARRDVLPRAQPPRQPRPPGPADVVQLLALRLREADEDPGVPPYDSVQVYGYEGRGSSCGSLSSLGSGSEAGGPSGPTEPLDDWGPLFRTLAELYGAKEPPAP; encoded by the exons ATGTGGGTCTTTGTGCGGCTGATGCTGGCCTGGCTGGGGAGCTGGGGTTGTGCAGGGAGGCTGGTAGCCCCAGCCCAAGCATGGGCTGGGATCAGGGAGGGCCAGGGGCCTACACTGCTTCGGGCAAGAAGGAGCTGGGTCTGGAACCAGTTCTTCGTCATCGAGGAGTATGCTGGCCCTGAACCTGTCCTCATTGGCAGA CTTCACTCAGATGTGGATCGTGGTGAGGGTCGAACCAAATACCTGTTGACAGGAGAGGGAGCAGGTACTGTGTTTGTGATTGATGAGGCTACTGGCAACATTCACGTCACCAAGAGTCTGGACAGGGAGGAAAAGGCCCAGTATGTGCTCCTGGCCCAGGCTGTGGACAGAGCCTCCAACCGGCCCTTAGAGCCACCATCTGAGTTCATCATTAAAGTGCAAGACATCAATGATAACCCACCAGTCTTCCCCCTCGGGCCCTATCATGCCACTGTGCCAGAGATGTCCAATGTTG GGACATCAGTGATTCAGGTGACAGCTCAAGACGCCGATGATCCTAGCTATGGGAACAGTGCCAAGTTGGTGTACACGGTGCTGGATGGGCTGCCTTTCTTCTCTGTGGACCCTCAGACTG GAGTGGTCCGGACCGCAATCCCCAACATGGACCGGGAAACGCAGGAAGTGTTCCTGGTGGTGATTCAGGCCAAGGATATGGGTGGCCACATGGGGGGGCTGTCGGGCAGCACCACAGTCACTGTCACTCTCAGCGACGTCAATGACAACCCCCCCAAATTCCCTCAAA GCCTATACCAATTCTCGGTGGTGGAAACTGCAGGACCAGGGGCCTTAGTGGGCAGACTTCGAGCCCAAGACCCTGATCTGGGAGACAATGCCCTCATGGCGTACAGCATCCTGGATGGGGAGGGAGCTGAGACTTTCAGTATCAGCACTGATGCCCAAGGCCAAGATGGGCTCCTCACCATTCGCAAG CCCTTGGATTTTGAGAGCCGTAGATCCTATGCCTTCCGAGTAGAGGCCACAAATACACTCATAGATCCAGCCTACCTGCGTCGTGGGCCCTTCAAGGACGTGGCTTCTGTCCGTGTGGCAGTCCAGGATGCTCCAGAACCACCTGTTTTTACCCACTCCACCTACCATTTGGCCGTGCCTGAGAACAGTGCCCCTGGCACCCTGGTGGGCCGTGTCTCTGCTATGGACCTCGACTCACCCGCCAGCCCCATCAG ATACTCCATCCTCCCCCACTCAGACCCCGAGCGCTGCTTCTCCATTGAGCCTGAGGACGGCACCATCCGGACATCTGTGCCTCTAGATCGGGAAGCTCGAGCCTGGCACAATCTCACTGTGTTGGCCACCGAACTTG ACAGCTCTGCACAGGCCTCCCGGGCACAAGTCGCCATCCAGACGCTTGACGAGAACGACAACGCCCCGCAGCTGGCCGAGCCCTACGACACCTTTGTGTGTGACACAGCCCCCCCTGGCCAG CTGATTCAGGTTGTCCGGGCTCTGGATCGGGATGAAGTTGGCAACAGCAGCTATGTCTCCCTGAGTAGCCCCCTGGGCCCGGATGCCAATTTCACTGTCCGAGACAATCGAG aTGGTTCTGCCAGTGTGTTGTTGCCCCCCCGCCTGCTCTTGCCCCGCCGGGAGCCCTACCTGGTGCCCATTGAGCTGCGTGACTGGGGCCAGCCGGCTCTGAGCAGCACAGCCACGGTGACGATCAGCATATGCCGCTGTAAGCCGGACGGCTCGGTGGCCTCCTGCCGGCCCGAGGCCCAGCTCTCCCCGGCAGGACTCAGCACCGGGGCCCTGCTGGCTATCCTTGCCTGCGTAGGCACTCTGCTAG CCCTGGTCGTACTGTTCGTGGCCCTCCGGCGACAGAAGCAAGAGGCGCTGATGGTGCTGGAGGAGGAAGATGTTCGAGAGAACATCATCACCTATGACGATGAGGGCGGTGGTGAGGAGGACACGGAGGCCTTCGACATTACAGCCCTCCAGAACCCCGATGGGGCAGCCCCTCCAGCCTCAGCTCCACCGGCGCGCCGAGATGTGTTGCCCAGGGCCCAGCCTCCTCGGCAGCCACGGCCCCCTGGTCCTGCAGATGTGGTGCAGCTGCTGGCCCTGAGGCTTCGCGAAGCCGACGAAGACCCCGGCGTACCCCCCTACGACTCCGTGCAGGTGTATGGCTATGAAGGCCGAGGCTCTTCCTGTGGCTCCCTCAGTTCTCTGGGCTCGGGCAGTGAGGCAGGTGGCCCCTCTGGGCCCACTGAACCCCTGGATGACTGGGGGCCACTTTTTCGTACCTTGGCTGAGCTGTATGGGGCAAAAGAGCCCCCTGCCCCTTGA